GCCCTTCCACCTTCAGGAAGGCGACTATATCGAAAAGGGTGACTACATCCTCGACGGTAACCCGGCTCCGCACGACATCCTGGCGATCAAGGGCGTGGAGGCTCTGGCCTCCTACCTCGTCAACGAGATCCAGGAAGTCTACCGCCTGCAGGGCGTCGTCATCAACGACAAGCACATCGAGGTGATTGTCCGTCAGATGCTGCAGAAGGTGGAAATCACCGATGCAGGCGACTCGACCTATATCGTCGGCGACAATGTCGACCGGATCGAGCTCGAAGACGTCAACGATCACCTGATCGAGCAGGGCAAGAAGCCAGCCTATGGCGATCCGGTTCTTCTCGGCATCACCAAGGCATCGCTGCAGACGCCGTCCTTCATCTCGGCCGCATCCTTCCAGGAAACGACCAAGGTGCTGACGGAAGCTGCGATCGCCGGCAAGACCGACGGTCTGCAGGGTCTGAAGGAAAACGTCATCGTCGGCCGTCTCATTCCGGCCGGCACCGGCGGCACTATGACCCAGATCCGCCGCATCGCCACGTCGCGCGACGAGATGATCCTCGAAGAGCGCCGCAAGGGCACGGGTGCTGCCGTTGCCACGCCGATGCTGCAGGACATGGCCGAAAAGGCTCCGGCTGCGGAATAACCCGCCGCTGAAGTCTATGAAATTGAAAAACCGCCCGGAGCGATCCGGGCGGTTTTTGTTTTATCTGCTCTGATTATCTGGCGGGGAGGGAGGCTGCTTCCGCTTATGCTGCCTTGACGGCGCCAGCGGTGGCTCCCAACCTCAGTTGAACCGGATGATCGCGACTTCGCCTTCGATGGCGCCCTGGTAGGCCGATGCGTGCGGCTCTTCGGCCGGGACCTCGGTCAGCATGCCGATCTGGTCGAGGTCTGCCTCGATGAAGCCTTCCTCGGCAAGGGCGTTCAAGGCCTCGCGTACGGCAGTGTCGTCGTCAGGCGCCTTCAGCATGATGTGCAGGTCGATGCCTTCGCTGGCGTCGGACTCGTAGCCCTTGCCGATGATGATGAAGATCATCGGGCCGTCGAAATTATTGTCGTTATCAGGTGTCGTGATCATCGCCTGTCCTTCGGCTCTTTGACGATTCGGTCGCTCGAATCCGGCTGGGAGGGCCGAACGCCGCAATTGCTGATTCCTTAACTGCTTTTGCTGCAATGCCCAAGTTTTTATCTTGGGGCACAGCCGTGAATTCGTCTAGAAGGATGAAACAGGGCGTTCGGCCGCCATATCAAGGCGATACGGCGAGTTTATTTCTTAACCGGCCTTGACGAGACGGGAGGAAACCAGTAGTACCCCGGCCATCAGATCCCATGTGAGGCTTGGCTGTTCGGGGCGACTCGCCCTGAAGTTCACCTCAAACAAGGTTCTAAACGCACGTTGAAGTCATGATGCTGCACGCACGACGCATATTCTATGCGTCCTCTGCTCCTTGTGGTCCATCTGCGGAAGCGGATCGGGCCATATTTTGCGCATTGACGGAAAGCGCGCGTCACTGCCGGAGACGGCGCGAGTTCAAGCCCGCAAGGGTACTGAGATAAAACGTAAGGGATGGTTGAATGCCTACCGTAAACCAGCTGATCCGCAAGCCTCGCCAGGCGAACGTAAAGCGTAACAAGGTTCCCGCACTCCAGGAGAACCCGCAGAAGCGCGGCGTTTGCACGCGCGTCTACACGACGACGCCGAAGAAGCCGAACTCGGCTCTGCGTAAGGTCGCAAAGATCCGCCTGACCAACGGCTTCGAAGTCATTGGTTACATCCCCGGCGAAGGTCACAACCTTCAGGAACACTCCGTCGTCATGATCCGTGGCGGCCGCGTCAAGGACCTTCCGGGTGTCCGTTATCACATCATCCGCGGCGTTCTCGATACCCAGGGTGTCAAGAACCGCAAGCAGCGCCGCTCCAAGTACGGCGCGAAGCGTCCGAAGTAATTCGGTTTTTGAATAATCCGGCGCTGCGCGAGGTCCTCCGCGTCATGAAGCGCCTTAACGGTTGAAGAGACAAAATATGTCCAGACGTCATAAAGCAGAAAAGCGCGAGATCAATCCGGACCCGAAGTTCGGTGATCTCGTTGTCACCAAGTTCATGAATGCCATCATGCTCGACGGCAAGAAGTCCGTTGCTGAAAACATCGTCTACGGTGCGTTCGACGTTGTTCACGGCAAGTCCAAGCAGGAGCCGCTCACGGTTTTCCATTCTGCGCTTGAGAACATTGCCCCGCACGTTGAAGTTCGCTCGCGTCGTGTCGGTGGTGCGACCTATCAGGTCCCGGTCGACGTCCGTCCGGAGCGCCGCCAGGCTCTTGCCATTCGCTGGCTGATCGCTGCTGCCCGCAAGCGCAATGAAACGACTATGGTTGACCGCCTTTCCGGCGAACTGCTCGATGCGTCCAACAACCGCGGCTCCGCCGTCAAGAAGCGCGAAGACACGCACAAGATGGCTGACGCCAACCGCGCGTTCTCGCACTATCGCTGGTAATTCCGAACGGTATCGAAAGGCAGTCCACAATGGCTCGCGAATATAAGATCGAAGACTACCGTAATTTCGGTATCATGGCGCATATCGACGCCGGCAAGACCACGACCACCGAGCGTATTCTTTATTACACCGGCAAGTCGCATAAGATCGGCGAAGTCCACGACGGCGCAGCCACCATGGACTGGATGGAGCAGGAGCAGGAGCGTGGCATCACGATCACCTCTGCTGCCACCACGACCTACTGGAAGGGTCGTGACGGCAAAACGCGCCGCTTCAACATCATCGACACTCCCGGCCACGTCGACTTCACCATCGAAGTCGAGCGTTCGCTGCGCGTTCTCGACGGCGCCATTGCGCTGCTCGACGCCAACGCCGGTGTTGAGCCGCAGACGGAAACCGTCTGGCGTCAGGCCGAGAAGTACAATGTCCCGCGGATGATCTTCTGCAACAAGATGGACAAGACCGGTGCGGACTTCTACCGCTCCGTCGAGATGATTAAGACCCGTCTCGGCGCAACGGCTGTCGTCATGCAGCTCCCGATCGGCGCAGAAACGGAATTCAAGGGCGTCATCGACCTGGTTGAGATGAACGCACTCATCTGGCGCGACGAGTCGCTCGGCGCCCAGTGGGATGTTGTCGAGATCCCCGAGGACATGAAGGCCAAGGCTGAAGAATATCGCGAAAAGCTGATCGAGACGGTCGTCGACATCGATGAAGCCGCCACCGAAGCTTATCTCGAAGGTATTCTGCCCGACAACGATCAGATCCGTGCGCTGGTTCGCCGCGGCACGATCGACGTCAAGTTCCATCCGATGTTCTGCGGCACCGCATTCAAGAACAAGGGCGTGCAGCCGCTGCTCGACGCCGTCGTCGACTACCTGCCGTCGCCGATGGACATTCCGGCGATCAAGGGCATCGATTTCAAGACGGAAGCCGAAATCGAGCGTCATGCCGATGACAGCGAGCCGCTTTCCATGCTCGCCTTCAAGATCATGAACGACCCCTTCGTCGGTTCGCTGACCTTCGCCCGCATCTACTCGGGCAAGCTCGAGAAGGGCACGTCGGTCATCAACACGGTCAAGGACAAGCGCGAGCGCGTCGGCCGTATGCTGCAGATGCACTCCAACTCGCGTGAAGACATCGAAGAAGCCTTCGCAGGCGATATCGTCGCTCTCGCTGGCCTCAAGGAAACCACGACGGGCGACACGCTCTGCGATCCGTTGAAGCCGGTTATCCTCGAGCGCATGGAATTCCCGGAGCCGGTCATCCAGATCGCCATCGAGCCGAAGACCAAGGGCGACCAGGAAAAGATGGGCCTCGCGCTCAACCGCCTGGCTGCTGAAGATCCGTCCTTCCGCGTCAAGACCGACCAGGAATCCGGCCAGACCATCATCGCCGGCATGGGCGAACTGCATCTCGACATCATCGTCGACCGCATGCGTCGTGAATTCAAGGTCGAAGCAACTGTCGGCGCGCCGCAGGTTGCCTACCGCGAAACCATCACCAGGACGCATGAAGAAGACTACACGCACAAGAAGCAGTCCGGTGGTACCGGCCAGTTCGCGCGCGTCAAGATCGTCTTCGAACCGAACCCGGAAGGCGACGAATTCAAGTTCGAATCGAAGATCGTCGGCGGTTCCGTTCCGAAGGAATACATCCCCGGCGTCCAGAAGGGCATCGAAAGCGTTCTGTCTTCGGGTCCGCTCGCAGGCTTCCCGATGCTCGGCGTCAAGGCGACCCTCATCGATGGCGCCTTCCACGACGTCGACTCCTCGGTTCTCGCCTTCGAAATCGCATCGCGTGCCTGCTTCCGTGAAGCAGCCAGGAAGGCCGGCGCTCAGCTGCTCGAGCCGATGATGAAGGTCGAAGTCGTCACCCCGGAAGATTACGTCGGCGACGTTATCGGCGACCTGAACTCCCGTCGCGGTCAGATCCAGGGCCAGGAAAGCCGTGGTATCGCCGTCGTCATCAACGCGAACGTCCCGCTCGCGAACATGTTCAAGTACGTCGACAACCTGCGCTCCATGTCCCAGGGCCGCGCCCAGTACACGATGACCTTCGATCACTATTCGCCGGTCCCGTCGAACGTCGCAACTGAAATCCAGGCAAAGTATTCCGGTCAGAAGTGACCGGAATACCAATTGACCGATAACAAGAATTAGATCCCTTCGGGGACTAGCAAAACGGAGACCCGAAAATGGGAAAGAGTAAGTTTGAGCGCAACAAGCCGCACGTCAACATTGGCACGATTGGCCACGTTGACCACGGTAAGACGTCTCTGACGGCAGCGATCACGAAGTACTTCGGTGAGTACAAGGCGTACGACCAGATCGACGCGGCTCCGGAAGAAAAGGCGCGTGGCATCACGATTTCGACGGCTCACGTTGAATATGAGACGCCGGCCCGCCACTACGCCCACGTCGACTGCCCCGGCCACGCCGACTACGTCAAGAACATGATCACCGGTGCTGCCCAGATGGACGGCGCGATCCTTGTGTGCTCGGCCGCTGACGGCCCGATGCCGCAGACACGCGAACACATTCTGCTGGCTCGCCAGGTTGGCGTTCCGGCAATCGTGGTGTTCCTGAACAAGGTCGACCAGGTTGACGACGCCGAGCTTCTCGAACTGGTCGAGCTCGAAGTTCGCGAACTGCTGTCGTCCTACGACTTCCCGGGCGACGATATCCCGATCGTCAAGGGTTCCGCACTTGCTGCTCTCGAAGATTCGGACAAGAAGATTGGCGAAGACGCGATCCGCGAGCTGATGGCTGCTGTTGACGCCTACATCCCGACGCCTGAGCGTCCGATCAACCTGCCGTTCCTGCTGCCGATCGAAGACGTGTTCTCGATCTCGGGCCGCGGTACGGTTGTGACCGGCCGCGTCGAGCGTGGCATCGTCAAGGTTGGCGAGGAAGTCGAGATCGTCGGCATCCGCCCGACGACGAAGACGACGGTGACCGGCGTTGAAATGTTCCGCAAGCTGCTCGATCAGGGCCAGGCTGGCGACAACATCGGCGCGCTGATCCGCGGCGTTACCCGTGATGGCGTTGAGCGTGGCCAGATTCTGTGCAAGCCGGGTTCGGTCAAGCCGCACAAGAAGTTCATGGCTGAAGCCTACATCCTGACGAAGGAAGAGGGTGGCCGTCATACGCCGTTCTTCACCAACTACCGTCCGCAGTTCTACTTCCGCACGACCGACGTGACCGGCATCGTAACGCTGCCGGAGGGCACGGAGATGGTCATGCCGGGCGACAACGTCACGGTATCGGTCGAGCTGATCGTTCCGATCGCGATGGAAGAAAAGCTGCGCTTCGCCATCCGCGAAGGCGGCCGCACTGTCGGCGCCGGTATCGTCGCGTCGATCGTCGAGTAATTAGCGGCTGGGCCACCTGGCCCAAGGAAAGGATAGGGACGCCGATCTCGGTGTCCCTCTCGATCTTTGAAACCGGTGGCCCGCTAACGTAACTGAAGGTAAGTCGTGTCCCTAAGTGGTGACACGCGGATAACAGACACAAGGATAAAGTCGAATGAACGGCCAGAATATCCGCATCCGCCTGAAGGCGTTCGATCACCGGATTCTCGACGCCTCCACGCGTGAGATCGTATCGACGGCTAAGCGCACAGGTGCAAGCGTCCGGGGCCCCGTTCCGCTTCCGACCCGCATCGAGAAGTTTACGGTCAACCGGTCCCCGCACATCGACAAGAAGAGCCGCGAACAGTTCGAGATGCGCACGCATAAGCGCCTTCTCGATATCGTTGACCCGACCCCGCAGACGGTAGACGCGCTGATGAAGCTCGATCTCGCCGCCGGTGTCGATGTTGAGATCAAGCTCTGAGACCTCGGGTCTTCGGGCTGAGTGAGAAGGATTGAACCGATGCGTTCAGGTGTGATTGCACAGAAGGTGGGAATGACCCGCGTCTATAACGACGCCGGCGAGCATGTCCCGGTAACGGTACTGCGCATGGAGGCCGTCCAGGTCGTTGCCACGCGCACTGTCGAAAAGAATGGCTATACCGCAGTTCAGCTCGGTGCCGGCCAGGCGAAGGTAAAGAACACGTCGAAGGCGATGCGCGGCAACTTTGCCATTGCCAACGTCGAGCCGAAGGCCAAGGTCACGGAATTCCGCGTTTCGGAAGACAACCTGCTGGAGATCGGCACGGAGATCAAGGCGGGCCACTTCGCAGCTGGCCAGCTGGTCGACGTGACGGGTACGACGATCGGCAAGGGCTTTGCCGGCGCCATGAAGCGTCACGGCTTCGGCGGTCTGCGCGCCACGCACGGTGTGTCGGTGTCGCACCGCTCGCACGGTTCGACTGGCTCGCGCCAGGATCCGGGCAAGGTTTTCAAGAACAAGAAGATGGCTGGTCACATGGGCCAGACGCGCGTCACGACGCAGAACCTGGAAGTGGTTTCGACCGACGAAGATCGTGGTCTGATCCTGATCAAGGGTGCTGTTCCTGGTTCCAAGGGTGCTTGGATCATCGTGCGCGACGCCGTCAAGTCGGCCGCGAAGTAAGGGAGCCAGATCAATGGAATTCAACGTCAAGACCCTCGAGGGAAAAGACGCCGGGAAGGTTTCCCTTTCGGACGCGATTTTCGGCCTCGAGCCCCGCGAAGACATTCTCGCCCGCGTCATCCGCTGGCAGCTTGCCAAGAAGCAGCAGGGCACGCACAAGGCTAAGGGCCGCGCGGAAGTTTCGCGCACCGGCGCCAAGATGTACAAGCAGAAGGGTACGGGCCGCGCCCGCCACCACTCGGCTCGCGCGCCGCAGTTCCGCGGCGGCGGCAAGGCTCACGGCCCGGTTGTCCGCAGCCACGAGCACGATCTTCCGAAGAAGGTTCGCGCACTCGGCCTTCGCCACGCCCTTTCGGCCAAGATCAAGGCCGATGACGTCATCGTCATCGACAACCTGGTTGCCGCTGAAGCCAAGACCAAGTCGCTCGCGTCCGTTTTCGAGACGCTCGGCCTGACCAACGCCCTCTTCATCGGCGGCGCAGAGCTTGATGGCAACTTCAAGCTCGCAGCTCAGAACATCCCGAACATCGATGTTCTGCCGATCCAGGGCATCAACGTTTACGATATCGTGCGCCGCGGTAAGCTTGTGCTTTCCAAGGCTGCGGTTGAAGCGCTAGAGGAGCGATTCAAGTGACCGATCTTCGCCACTACGATGTGATCGTCTCTCCGGCGATCACCGAAAAGTCCACGCTGGTATCCGAAAACAACCAGGTTGTTTTCAATGTCGCCAAGCAGGCGACGAAGCCGGAAATCAAGGCTGCGGTCGAGGCGCTGTTCGGCGTCAAGGTCACGGCTGTCAACACTCTGCTGCGCAAGGGCAAGACCAAGCGGTTCCGCGGTTTTGTCGGCAAGCAGAAGGACGTGAAGAAGGCTGTTGTGACGCTGGCTGAAGGCCAGACGATCGACGTCTCCACCGGTCTCTGAGGTATAAGAAAATGGCATTGAAAACTTTCAATCCGATCACCCCGAGCCAGCGCCAGCTGGTCATCGTCGACCGCTCGGCCCTTTACAAGGGCAAGCCGGTCAAGGCGCTGACGGAAGGTCTGACCAAGAGCGGCGGTCGTAACAACCTCGGTCGCATCACCGCCCGCTTCATCGGCGGTGGTCACAAGCGCACCTATCGTCTGATCGACTTCAAGCGTCGCAAGTTCGACGTCGAAGGCACGGTCGAGCGTATCGAATACGATCCGAACCGCACGGCTTTCATCGCGCTGGTGAATTATGCTGACGGCGAGAAGGCTTATATCCTCGCTCCTCAGCGCCTCGCTGCCGGTGACAAGGTTATCGCTTCCGAGAAGGCTGTCGACGTCAAGCCCGGCAACACCATGCCGCTGCAGTTCATCCCGGTCGGCTCCATCATCCACAATGTGGAAATGAAGCCGGGCAAGGGTGGTCAGATCGCTCGCTCCGCCGGTGGCTACGCACAGCTCGTCGGCCGCGACCAGGGCATGGCGATCCTTCGCCTGAACTCAGGTGAACAGCGTCTCGTTCATGGCTCCTGCCTTGCTTCGATCGGCGCCGTCTCCAACCCTGATCACGCCAACATCAACGACGGAAAGGCCGGTCGTACCGTTTGGCGCGGCAAGCGTCCGCATAACCGCGGTGTCGTCATGAACCCGGTCGACCATCCGCACGGCGGTGGTGAAGGCCGCACCTCCGGTGGTCGCCATCCGGTGACACCGTGGGGCAAGCCGACCAAGGGCAAGCGCACCCGGTCGAACAAGTCGACCGACAAGATGATCATGCGCTCGCGTCATCAGCGTAAGAAGTAAGAGAGGAAGTCTCCAATGGCTCGTTCAGTATGGAAAGGTCCGTTCGTTGACGGCTATCTTCTCAAGAAGGCTGAGAAGGTTCGTGAAGGCGGTCGCAGTGAAGTGATCAAGATCTGGAGCCGTCGCTCCACGATCCTGCCGCAGTTCGTCGGTCTCACCTTCGGCGTCTACAACGGCAGCAAGCATATCCCGGTCAGCGTCAATGAAGACATGGTCGGTCACAAATTCGGTGAATTCTCTCCGACCCGCACCTACTACGGTCACGGCGCGGACAAGAAGGCGAAGAGGAAGTAACAATGGGCAAGGCAAAAGCCGAACGCCGGCTGAAGGACAACGAGGCGCAAGCAGTCGCCCGCACGCTCCGCGTCAGCCCCCAGAAGCTCAACCTGGTTGCTGCGGCTATCCGCGGCAAGAAGGTCGAGCGCGCACTCGCTGAGCTGGAGTTCTCCCGCAAGCGCATCGCAGGCGCCGTCAAAAAGACGCTTGAATCTGCGATCGCCAACGCCGAGAACAACCACGATCTCGACGTCGACTCGCTGGTTGTCGCCGAGGCCTATGTCGGCAAGTCGATCGTCATGAAGCGTTTTCACGCTCGTGGCCGCGGTCGCGCGTCGCGCATTGAAAAGCCCTTCGCGCACCTGACGATCGTCGTTCGTGAAGTGCAGGCAGCAGAGGAGGCCGCATAATGGGTCAGAAAATCAATCCAATCGGTTTCCGCCTCGGCATCAACCGTACCTGGGATAGCCGCTGGTTTGCGGACAATGCCGAGTACGGCCAGCTGCTGCACGAAGACCTGAAGATGCGCAAGTTCGTCATGAGCGAACTGAAGCAGGCCGGGATCTCCAAGGTGGTTATCGAGCGTCCGCACAAGAAGTGCCGCGTCACGATCCACTCGGCGCGTCCGGGCCTGATCATCGGCCGCAAGGGCGCAGACATCGACAAGCTCCGCAAGAAGCTGTCGGAGATGACGAATTCGGAAACGCACCTCAACATCGTCGAAGTGCGCAAGCCCGAAGTCGATGCGACGCTGGTCGCTCAGTCGATCGCCCAGCAGCTCGAGCGTCGCGTGGCTTTCCGCCGCGCGATGAAGCGCGCCGTTCAGTCCGCGATGCGTCTTGGCGCCGAGGGCATCAAGATCACCTGCGCCGGCCGTCTCGGCGGCGCTGAAATCGCCCGTACGGAATGGTACCGCGAAGGTCGTGTGCCGCTGCACACGCTGCGCGCCGACATCGACTACGGCACGGCTGAAGCAGAAACCGCTTTCGGCATCTGCGGCATCAAGGTCTGGATCTTCAAGGGCGAAATCCTTGAGCACGATCCGATGGCTTCCGAGCGCCGCGCGATGGAAGGTGACGCCCAGGGTCCGGCAAGCCGTGATCGTGACCGCGACAGAGACCGTCGCCGCGACAACGCTTGATAGCGCGCGTGGCAGAGAAGTTCGGAGAATAAGAAAATGTTGCAGCCAAAGCGTACCAAGTACCGCAAGCAGTTCAAGGGCCGCATCAAGGGCGTCGCCAAGGGCGGTTCTGACCTGGCATTCGGCGAATTCGGCCTGAAGGCACAGGAACCCAACCGCGTCAACGCGCGCGAGATCGAAGCGGCCCGCCGTGCGATCACGCGTTATATGAAGCGCGCCGGCCGTGTATGGATCCGCGTGTTCCCGGACGTTCCGGTAACCAAAAAGCCGACCGAAGTCCGTATGGGTAAGGGTAAGGGCTCCGTTGAATACTGGGCATGCAAGGTCAAGCCCGGCCGTATGATGTTCGAGATCGACGGTGTCAGCGAAGAAATCGCCCGTGAGGCGCTTCGCCTCGGCTCTGCCAAGCTCTCGGTCAAGACGCGCTTCGTTCAGCGCATTGCAGAGTAAGGAATGAGCTCATGAAAGCCTCAGACGTTCGCGCGTTCACCGCCGACCAACTCAAGGACGAGCTTGCCAAGCTGAAGAAGGAGCAGTTTAACCTGCGCTTTCAGAAGGCGACCGGCCAGCTCGAAAAGTCCTCGCGCATCAACGAAGTTCGCAAGGACATCGCCCGCGTGAAAACCATTGCCCGCCAGAAGGCGGCAGAAGTTAAGGCCTAAAGGAAGAAAAATATGCCGAAGCGCATCCTGCAGGGCGTCGTCGTTGGCGACAAGAACGAGAAGACGGTAGTGGTTCGTGTCGAGCGTCGTTTCGCTCACCCGCTGCTCCAGAAGACCGTTCGTCGTTCCAAGAAGTACAAGGCCCACGACGAGAACAACCAGTACAAGATCGGCGATACCGTATCCATCGAGGAATGCGCGCCCATCTCCAAGGACAAGCGCTGGACGGTGATTTCCGCCCAGGGCAAGTAACAGAATTTTGCGCGAGGCCTTGCGTCTCGCCGAAATATCTGTATGAAGCAGCGTCAGAACGCTCGAATGCCGGGCGTTCTTTTGCTTTGAGCGCACGGAAGGTCCCGTTCGGGAAACCACCCTGGCACGATCGACCCCGCGCTATTCAGCTATTGCCGCGTCTGTGCTGCCTCACGGCAGCTCGGCCGGCGAAAATTTTCATAAGCCGGAGTAGGGGGCTAGCCCAACCATTCCGGTAAACCAAGAAGGCGACCTGATATGATTCAGATGCAAACAAACCTCGACGTCGCGGATAATTCCGGCGCACGTCGTGTCATGTGCATCAAGGTGCTGGGCGGCTCGAAGCGCAAGTATGCCTCGATCGGCGACGTCATCGTCGTTTCGATCAAGGAAGCGATCCCGCGCGGCCGTGTGAAGAAGGGTGACGTGATGAAGGCGGTTGTCGTTCGCACCGCCAAGGACATCCGTCGTGCGGATGGCTCCGTCATCCGCTTCGACACCAACGCAGCAGTCCTCATCGACAACAAAAAAGAGCCGATCGGCACCCGTATCTTCGGACCGGTTCCGCGCGAACTTCGCGCCAAGAACCACATGAAGATCATCTCGCTGGCTCCCGAAGTACTGTAAGGAGCGAAGCGATGCAGAAGATTCGTAAGGGCGACAAGGTCGTCATGCTCGCTGGCAAGGACAAGGGCCGTACCGGCGAAGTTGTCCAGGTCATGCCGAAGGAAGATCGTGCCGTTGTTCGTGGCGTCAACGTCGTCAAGCGCCACCAGCGCCAGACGCAGACCCAGGAAGCCGGCATCATCAACAAGGAAGCCCCGGTTCACCTGTCCAACGTTGCAATCATCGACAAGGACGGCAAGCCGACCCGCGTCGGTTTCAAGGTCGTTGACGGCAAGAAGGTCCGTGTGGCCAAGCGTTCTGGAGAAGTGATCGATGGCTGAGGCAAAATATGAGCCGCGGCTCAAGAAGGAATATGTCGAGCGCATCCGCAAGGCGTTGCAGGAGCAGTTCTCCTACGCCAACGAGATGATGATCCCGAAGCTCGACAAGATCGTGATCAACATGGGTGTCGGCGAAGCGACCGCCGACTCGAAGAAGCCGACGGTAGCTGCCGCCGACCTCGCAGCGATCGCCGGCCAGAAGCCGGTCATCACCCGCGCACGCAACTCTATCGCAGGCTTCAAGGTCCGCGAACAGATGCCGATCGGCGCCAAGGTCACCCTGCGCGGCGCCCGCATGTACGAGTTCATGGACCGTCTCGTGAACATCGCGCTCCCGCGCGTTCGCGACTTCCGCGGCCTGAACCCGAAAAGCTTTGACGGCCGTGGCAACTTCGCCATGGGCATCAAGGAGCACATTGTGTTCCCTGAGATCAACTACGACAAGGTTGATCAGATGTGGGGCATGGACATCATCGTTTGCACGACGGCGACGACCGACGACGAAGCACGGGCTCTTCTGAAAGAGTTCAGCTTCCCGTTCCGTCAATAACCGTAACGACGAGCGTAGAAAAGGAACCTGACATGGCGAAGACAAGCGCAGTTGAAAAGAACAAGCGCCGCCGTACTACGGTCGCTAACCAGGCCGCTAAGCGGGCTGGGTTGAAGGCGATCATCATGAACCAGGCTCTTCCGATCGAAGAGCGGTTCAAGGCCTCGATCAAGCTGGCATCCCTGCCGCGTGATGGATCGAAGACCCGTATTCGCAACCGGTGCGAAGTTTCGGGGCGTCCGCGCGCATATTACCGCAAACTGCGCATGTCGCGTATTGCGCTGCGTGAACTCGGCAATCTCGGCAAGGTGCCGGGTATCGTCAAGTCGAGCTGGTAAGGAGCAGGTTACATGACAATGACTGATCCGTTGGGCGATATGCTCACTCGCATCCGTAACGGCGCTTCCCGCCGCAAGTCGTCGGTTTCGACGCCTGCTTCGAAGCTCCGTGCACGTGTTCTCGATGTTCTGCAGTCCGAAGGCTACATCCGTGGCTATTCCGTTGTCGATTTCGGCAATGGCAAGTCGGAACTCAGCATCGAGCTGAAATATTATGAAGGCGCATCGGTGATCCGCGAGATCGGCCGTGTGTCCAAGCCGGGCCGCCGGGTTTATGTCTCGGTCAAGTCCATTCCGCAGGTCGCGAACGGTCTCGGCATCACCATCCTTTCGACTCCGAAGGGTGTGATGGCCGATCACCAGGCTCGCGAACAGAACGTTGGTGGCGAGGTTCTTTGCTCGGTCTTCTAAGATCGGGCAGGGATCTCCATAGCGAACAGACAGGATTGAAACATGTCTCGTATCGGTAAAAAGCCCGTTCAGGTGCCTGCTGGGATCACGGCTACGGTCGATGGCCAGAAGGTGACTGCAAAGGGCCCGAAGGGCGAGCTGTTTTTCGTTGCTAACGACGAAATCAGCCTCAAGCTTGAAAATAACGCCGTCGTCGTGACGCCGGTGAACCAGACCAAGGATGCGCGCTCAAAGTGGGGCATGTCCCGCACGATGATCGAAGGCATCTTCAAGGGCGTCAAGGACGGTTTCGAGCGCAAGCTTGAAATCAACGGCGTCGGTTACCGCGCCGCCATGCAGGGCAAGAACC
This Rhizobium brockwellii DNA region includes the following protein-coding sequences:
- the rplF gene encoding 50S ribosomal protein L6; amino-acid sequence: MSRIGKKPVQVPAGITATVDGQKVTAKGPKGELFFVANDEISLKLENNAVVVTPVNQTKDARSKWGMSRTMIEGIFKGVKDGFERKLEINGVGYRAAMQGKNLQLALGFSHDVIYEPPVGISIVVPKPTEIVVSGINKQQVGQVAAEIREYRGPEPYKGKGVKYADERIVRKEGKKK